attcagtagATAATTAGTATTACACCTCCAGAAACACATATtctatgtttataattttgtaactaTTATTATAACTCCAAGAAACAGAATGCTTATATTACACATACAAAAACTGTAGTCATCAGAACCGAAGGAGAATTGACTAAAAGAATGATGCCAAGAACCCCATAAAAACTAAAcataacaaattatattttgcTATGGAAGAAGAATTTTTACGACCCTTAACCAaactatcatcatcatcatcactctcAATATCTTTAGGATGGTCAAAATTGGCGGGAACTATGGTATCAGGAGCAACTTCATCATCACCGGATTGAGATGGTTGGCCTGGTCCAGGAGCCgtctcatcatcttcatctggtgatgataaAGCAGGTAGGCCTTGACCATGTGTTACATTTATCATGAAATGCTGTCCAAATTTGCATTGTTCACCATCATAGTTTCCTGAGAAGAAATAATTGGAACCTTCTTTGACAAGAGGAACTTTTACCGAGACCGGAACTGGAGATGTTGCTGAAGGTTTTGCAGCTGACCACTCTTTTGTACTATTGTCTTCATTATTGTTGTAATCGCATGATTTGTATGTTTTGAAGTCATATGTTTGCACCACCGAATGGTTGCTATCTGTGTTGAATACTACATTTGAACAACAAAGACGTTTATGATTTGAGACttcataaaccaaaaacaaaattatcaattcaaatttttaaacTACACATTTtgctaaaatattgtatttttatatatctaaacgTCAGAAACTACATTTTCTTAAcattatttcttaaaaatatgcttggtttttattatattactaTGGTTACTTCAAAAAATAGAGCTAAATTTTGGTGTAAACTTACTGAGGAAATCACCCAAAGAAAAGGATTTGGAATCAGCCCATTTCTGATAGTTTACAGAGGGTCTCTCCTGGATATCGAACCATCCTTTGGACTCACCCACGGTGTAGTTCTTGTACGCATCAGCTGACAAACTCAGAACCATAAGGCTCATGATGAGTAACACATTAAAACAAGATGCTGATGAAGATCTCATGCTGCATGACAttactcttcttcctctcccgATTCTCTAGATTACAGAGCTTTGCTTTGATTGATCTATATTTGCTATAAAAAAGAGATATGAGTCTATACATAAAGTAATAAGCTGGTCATTGGCATGTGGACAAGTCTTGATGTTTGGGGTATACGAAGGAACAAGAAACGATGCGAACTGGTCGGTCCAATAAAAAACCAACGCCTCCTTCTCCTTCACACCACGTGATCTCTCACCTTATGTTTGCTGTCTTGGCTTCCCTACATCTGCCAACTGTCGTTTCTACAGCCTTACTAAATGGAATCCTTAGATAACGTGTTTTGTAGTGTGCTTTTACTTTACTACCGTAGATTCGAAGTTCTTTTTCATTCCAGTGATTTTGATTGATTACATcaaaaaatttcagattttatgtTTCGGAAAAACAATTTATTCCAAAATTACTtaaattaaaaaggaaattttgCGAAAAATTAAATCACATGTTCAATATATTATGACCACTGTCATTGATAtgcaaaaaaatgaaaaacttatATCAGTAAGTTTCCTTCGGTGACTAACAAATGCAAgttcaattaaatatttttcattattgaGTTTTAGTTGGGCCTTCATAaactcaaacaaaaataatgggCCAGGAGACATCTATTGAAAAGGAACtctattattttaaagtttaggaAATTTAGGTTTCAGATTAATCTGGTAAACCGAACGGAACAAAATCAAACTAAAATAGATTTGGTTACTGGAGTTCAAATATGATTCCTTGACTTGTCGAACCCATAAACAACAGTGTCAATGGCTATGTAAATGTATTTTAGCATATAATAGAGGCAAGATAATGTTGTTTCTTCAAGTCCCAAAGGCcattatgttgtatttttaacacTGAATAagcttttttattataaatccAAAAGAGACTGTTTCAGTTCATCTACTCATGGGGCATTGTAGAATTATTGAGACAAGGAAAACAAACACGTTTCGAGAGTGAGAACATAAAGAAAGGTTCGAAAGAGAGTCTGAAAATGGATTTAACTGCTACCACCATCTCATGATCTTTGCAAGACAATCTTGGCAGAGAAAATAGCAAGCTTCTCTCTGTTTTAGGATTCAGGACCTTCCTTGAGACTTGCGTTCCCACCATTCCATGAACTTAACTTGAGCAGCCATCGTGTCCAACTTATACAGTTGCATCGTGTGGTTAGCGACTTCTTGCCCAAAGGTCCAACCAAAAAGACCTCCTCCTAAGAATGACAGTGCAGTACCTGCCGCACCAAGCAGCAGTTACAAAGGTGCATACTTATCAAGAGATATACGCATACAGTTCAGTATTTGCCAAACATGTAACAAGAGCGTTTTATTTACATGGGACATAAAGTATTTAACTTACTCCAGAAGGTGTTCATTTTGTCTAATGATTAAAAGGGTTATtcacaaagagaaaaaaaacgtATTTACCATGTGGACTCCTGGAATATTTCCAGGAAAAAGCAGCAGTAGATACAGCTCCAAGTGCAGCTCCAGTAGCACCAAAAGCCGCAGCTTCCCTAGCAGTTTTCAGCTGCAATAGGATGAAAACACAACGTAAGTCCAAGCTTTCCAAGGAGCAAAAACGTCTATATCTTGAGTAAGAGTGCATATGAGCTAAGAAATGAGCAAGAAGTGGAGCATGGAATGGAACATGGGTTGAATCATAAAGAATCCAAAACACTCTCCTAACCCTTACGAAATTCCTGAATACTGATCACATTCTGCTCTAGTAACTATCTATCCTGCTTCTTCCTATAGCCTTCTTCTTCCCTCTCCTACTCTTTCATCAAGTTTCTTCCAACATTCAATATCTTTTAACTCCATTAAACAATAATCTATTCCTTCCCTAATACATTCACATCAAAAATCTTTGCTAAGAACAGTGTAAACTCACTGAGGATTCACTCTATCTATTCAATAACAGAGCTCTCTACTTCAAAAAAATCACATAGATCAAAGAGCCACGAACAATCAGTCAGAGATTCACAAAGGCTCAATCAGTAAATCAAATACAACGCCGAGGAGATAACAAACAAAATCAATCGAATAATCCATggatacagagagagagagagggggcaATACGGTGGGTCCATTGACGGGATCCGAGGCTATGAACTCGTCGACGTCGGAGGAAGACCAAGAAGGAAGAGGCGTATCGCGTTTGGTGAACCTCGTGTAATTCTCCAGGAACGATAACCTCTCCTCCCAGAACCCCTTGAATCCATCCAGCAACGATCGCGAATCTCCCATTCTTCTTCGCACACTTTCTCTCAGATCgatatcgatttttttttttcctgattgATTCAATCGGAGACGAACGTCGCTCCTCTACGCCGCTCAAAATAATCAGTCCAGTAGTCTAACCAGTAAAGTATCGCCACGTGGTTAATAGAATACATTTGgtatttaagaattttcatttattttatgaaaaattagaATTTCAAATGTTTCTTCTCTAATTTCACATTACCGGTTCggttcatatattttaattttttttggatattttgagTCTATTATTTGttcggatttttgttttatttggacCGAGTTGAGATATTTTCTAATAGAGgactaaatatatgaatttgtattaaatgttcaaaaatatataatactgaCGAATTTTCGAATTTTTCCATCtggatttatatttatacaaacaCACATACACAAAATGTTTaggtttaaagaaaaatatcttTAGGGGAAGATTTTATATAATTCCTAGCTAATATGTTCATATTAATTTGGACTAGTGATTTGAAGGTGTTAACTCTACTGCTAAAGCCTTCTTTCCAAAGAAAATAGGTGCTAGGTTCGAGTCTCATCAGTTATGGAGAGTGGATTAAGCAAGTGGCTCTTGTCCATGGTCCAAAAATATCATGGGATTATGTCTATAACTTCTCAAATTCaactaaaaaaagaaagtaaCCGGCTCTTGTCCATGGCCAAAAAGATTATAGGTTTGGACCAGAACTTCTTGAAttcaacagaaaaataaaagtttggcTACTGTatattaattatcaaatcaGATTTGTATTTTCAATCTTTGTTAACTCAAGTCTCGATATTATATGCCCAGTCCTACTAGCTAGTCGCTCGCATCATAATCCAATCCACATCAAAAGTAGACGGTCTTCAGCGAAGTCGAGAAGAGAGTGTATATGATCTTGTATGTATAACGTATACAGAACAAACCAtactttcaatattttttatctacttttGAACATAGTTTTCAATTGtgtgtgtcttttttttttaaattagtcacttaatttatagtttttgtttACAAACATACATATGATTTGACATTGTGTTCCTGTGTACTTAGGGTTTTCTCACAAACATGCAatcgaagaaaaaaaatgataattagaGTAACTGATTCGGTATACAAGACTAATCGTAaaaattaaggaaacaaaaaccctaataaaaatggaggttgaaaagaaaaacataataatgatgagaaaaaaaatgcagtgagaaagaaggaagaaaagaaaacattaaagTGTGTGGACAAGACCCGTCAGAGGCACAAACAGccaaagacatccaaagaccCCAACTAACATGATTTGACGTTTCagattctgtttttcttttggatcattcattttaaaaaaaaaactattttcttgTCCATTTTAAATTAGTATATCTTATTATACGCaagtttttatgtattttagttttctttcatAAATGAGTGTGCATGGACGAGTCGACGGAAGGTGTACGTAAGTGTCTCTAACACTGTTGGTCTGTTGCACACACTGGACAACATGGCCCTACATCTCTAACCTtcgttgagagagagagagatggcttTCATTAAACATAGCCACAAGCACAGTTCGGGTCAATTTTGGACTATAGAAAATGAAAGTTATAATTAATATGTATACTTGAAATTTGAATAGCAAGTTGATGTCGACGTGGAAACTATAGTGATTGCAATTTGGTCGATGCTATGagtcaattttttttccaaagtgGCGCATTCTTTTAGCAAAAGTTGACAAACAATACAACTAcacaaaacattaaattttaaatcgaTAAAAGAGTACAAGGTTTTTGTTAATGGTTATTAAGAATTTTCACTAGCGATTAAAAGAATTCAAACACATTATTCCTTTTCTAAATTAGATACGTTAACATGAATTATTCTGTTGACTTACACA
The sequence above is drawn from the Brassica napus cultivar Da-Ae chromosome A8, Da-Ae, whole genome shotgun sequence genome and encodes:
- the LOC106360276 gene encoding blue copper protein 1b-like; amino-acid sequence: MSCSMRSSSASCFNVLLIMSLMVLSLSADAYKNYTVGESKGWFDIQERPSVNYQKWADSKSFSLGDFLIFNTDSNHSVVQTYDFKTYKSCDYNNNEDNSTKEWSAAKPSATSPVPVSVKVPLVKEGSNYFFSGNYDGEQCKFGQHFMINVTHGQGLPALSSPDEDDETAPGPGQPSQSGDDEVAPDTIVPANFDHPKDIESDDDDDSLVKGRKNSSSIAKYNLLCLVFMGFLASFF
- the LOC106362291 gene encoding succinate dehydrogenase subunit 6, mitochondrial, with the protein product MGDSRSLLDGFKGFWEERLSFLENYTRFTKRDTPLPSWSSSDVDEFIASDPVNGPTLKTAREAAAFGATGAALGAVSTAAFSWKYSRSPHGTALSFLGGGLFGWTFGQEVANHTMQLYKLDTMAAQVKFMEWWERKSQGRS